One part of the Lycorma delicatula isolate Av1 chromosome 7, ASM4794821v1, whole genome shotgun sequence genome encodes these proteins:
- the LOC142328100 gene encoding sodium leak channel NALCN-like, translated as MLMLTVGVSVCKSFFIIFGMFLVVFFYALAGTILFGTVKYGEGIGRRANFGSPVTGVAMLFRIVTGEDWNK; from the exons ATGCTTATGCTTACTGTTGGTGTTTCAGTTTGCAAAAgcttttttatcatatttggaATGTTTCTTGTGGTCTTCTTCTACGCTCTTGCTGGGACAATCCTTTTTGGAACAGTTAAATATGGAGAAGGTATAGGAAG GAGAGCTAATTTTGGTTCACCAGTGACCGGTGTGGCAATGCTTTTCCGAATTGTTACTGGAGAAGACTGGAATAAATAA